The genome window CACCAGCTGCGTGTCGTCCTGGACTAGGCAAAGCAAGTTGTCTGCTGCTGCGCTGTCCAGCGCCGCCTGCATATTGCCGTATAAGCCGCCGCATTTGTGAGTGGCTTTGCTGTCTGCCGCTGCCTGGCGAACTTCGTGCCGGCGGGCAATTTCGTCGAGAATCACGCGCGTTTCCGGGTCATCGCTGTCGTCGTCGAAGACCGTGATGGCGGGTTCATTCACGCAGCGCTCGATAGACGCGATGCAGTTTCGAAGGAAATGACCACGGTTGTAGGAGAAGACGCAAAAATGCATGGCGTTGACCCTTGTCTTCCGGATGGCTTTATCGAATTGTGCCGCGCTCTGGGCTGTCAACGGCTCTGCAACTGACGAATCCTCTTACGCAGCTTGCTGAAGCTGCCCTGCCGGTACCTGCCTTTCTCCATATGTCGGATGCGATAGATACCGGGTACCTCGATCGCTGTGCCCTGGGTGCCGAGCAGCCAGCGGAAGGCGCGGTCCTCGCGGGCCTTGCAGAAATGGTCGGCGGGTGTCTGGTAGAGGCGCAGCGTCGGGCAGTAGCCGCAGGCGCGGGCGACGTCGCCGTGGGTGATCTGCATCGGGCCGGTGGCGCGCGTGATGCGGCGTACCGTGAAGTCGCTGTCGTCGATATCGACGATGGCGGGCGCCGCCCTTCCGCGCTGCAGCACCTCGTCGTCCTCGGTGAGCAATGGTGTTGCACGCTCTTCGCGCGGGTGAAGCAGGGCATCGCGGCGCCCCTGCAGGACCTCGGCCAGGGTGTCCAGGCAGCCGGCGCGGAACATCACGTCGCAGTCGGTGAACCAGATCCAGTCGGCCGTCGTCGCGCGTGCCGCCAGATTGCGGCCGATGCCGCGGCGGAAGAGACGTTCCTTGGCCAGCGGCTGCCAGTTCCAGCTGACGCCGGGCACGACCTGGCCACCGAAGAAGTCGAGCAGCTTCTGCGTGGCCGTGTCCTCGGGCGCGTAGTAAACGGTCACCGTCACGCGCAGCCTGGCGGGCGGGAAGCGCACCAGCGAGCTGAGCTGATAGGCCAGAAAGCGGCTGTAGTTCCAGCAGTGGCTGACGATCTCCAGCGACAGTTCGCCGCTGCGCGCCGTGCGTTCGGACGCCGGCGGTGGCGGCGGTGCGAACAGGCGCGCCGGCAGCCAGCCCCCGGCGGCCAGGCGCAACAGGGTGTCGCCGGCATGCCGTGCGAGCCATCCGCCCTCAATATCACTGCGCGCTTTCTGGGTTTCTGTCATCGCTGTTGCGGCTGATTGCCGTTTATCCGACTGCTGGAATCCGGCGCAAACTCTACCGTGAAAGCGGGCTGCGCCATCGCCCGAGGCTCAGGCATGCGGGGCTGTCAGGGAGGCTTCGAGGACCTCGGCGATGCGTTCCGCAGCGCGCTCGGTGCCGGCCGGGTCGGCAAGCCCGTCGTTGAGGCGCGACCACTCCGGATGCGCCCGGGCGCGCAGTACGGCGCGCCGGAGCGCCTCGCTCGGCCAGCCCAGGGTCGCGTCCGCTGCGATGGCGCTCTGGCTGGCGTGGCCGCGCCGCAGCAGCGCGGCGAGCAGCCATGCCTGCCGGGCGGCGAGCACGCCCAGCGTGGCGGCATCCACGGCGAGGCGCTGGCGCCCGCGCAGCCGGTCGATCCAGTCGCGGCCGAGGTCGTCGCCGATTCCCGCCAGCGCGCCGACTCCGGCGCCGATGAGGGTGGCCGCCCCCAGGCTCAGTCCGCCGGTTATCGCGTCCACGCCGAAGCCGGCCGCGCCGCCGGCGGCGGCCGCCGAGCCACCGCGGATACCGAGCGTGCGCGCCGTTTCCGGATCGAAGAGGTCGAGTTGCCAGCGGCCCTCGCTCAGCGGCAGCGCCGGCGGCTGATAGGCCCCCAGCTCGAAGGCGAAGCTTTCCAGCAGGTTGTCGATGCAGGCCTGCTCGGCCCGGCGCAGTTGCTCGTGCATCTCCGCGCGCTGCGCCTCGGGCGCTGCATCGCGCGGGCAGCTGCGGCGCATGCCGGCGGCGTCCACCAGCAGCCGACCGATGGCGCGGCAGGCATTGCGCCGCTGCTGCTGCCTCGCCTCCCGCCGTTGCGCGATCAGCTCGCGGATGCGCGGTCGGTGCCGTTCCAGGAGGGTCGCCAGCGTCTCGAAGACGCGCGTCTCCGCGGCCAGGTCGAAGACCACCGTGTCGAAGTCCACGACCAGATGCAGGCCGCTGCGCGCGAGTTGCTCGCGCCAGGCGGCGGGCTCGGCGTCGGCGGCCGCGACGAAATTGAGCACCGGCAGGATCGGCTTGCCGCAATCGGCGAGCAGGCGCAGCTCGGCGCGATGCTTGGCGAGCACCGGCTCACGCGCGTCGATGACGTAGAGCGCGGCGTCGACCTTGCGCATCTGGCGCAGGACCTTGGCCTCCTGCTCGAAGCGCCCGTGGTCGTGGTCGCCGGCCACGAAGGCGTCGATGCGCGCCACCGGATCGTCCGCCGCGCTGGCGGTCGGTGCGAGATGCGCGCTCAGGTCGATGGCGTCCTCCAGCCCGGGCGTGTCGTAGCAGCGCAGCACCGGCCGGTCGTCGGCGAGCAGATCGATGGCCTCGACCGCGCGCGTCGTCGCCGGCCGGTCCGATACCGCGCCGAAGCGGCTGTCGCGCGCCAGCGTGCGCAGCAGCGAGGTCTTGCCGGTGTTGGTGTGACCCACCACGGCGAGATGCAGGGGCTCGACGCGGCCCGGCATCATCATCCCTTCTCCGCCGCGGTGTATCCGATTCCGGTGGCCTCGCGCACGGCCATGCCGAGCCCGGCCGCGAGCGTCTGCCAGTCGCGCGCGCGCTGCGCGCTCGCCGGGCCGGCGAGCAGCAGCAATCCCGGGGCATCCGCCGCCTGCAGCAAGGACTCGATGGCGTGCCGGTTGCCGCGATCGGGCGTAGCCGCGGCGCGCACCACAACCGCC of Algiphilus aromaticivorans DG1253 contains these proteins:
- a CDS encoding glycosyltransferase family A protein; this translates as MTETQKARSDIEGGWLARHAGDTLLRLAAGGWLPARLFAPPPPPASERTARSGELSLEIVSHCWNYSRFLAYQLSSLVRFPPARLRVTVTVYYAPEDTATQKLLDFFGGQVVPGVSWNWQPLAKERLFRRGIGRNLAARATTADWIWFTDCDVMFRAGCLDTLAEVLQGRRDALLHPREERATPLLTEDDEVLQRGRAAPAIVDIDDSDFTVRRITRATGPMQITHGDVARACGYCPTLRLYQTPADHFCKAREDRAFRWLLGTQGTAIEVPGIYRIRHMEKGRYRQGSFSKLRKRIRQLQSR
- a CDS encoding DUF3482 domain-containing protein; amino-acid sequence: MMMPGRVEPLHLAVVGHTNTGKTSLLRTLARDSRFGAVSDRPATTRAVEAIDLLADDRPVLRCYDTPGLEDAIDLSAHLAPTASAADDPVARIDAFVAGDHDHGRFEQEAKVLRQMRKVDAALYVIDAREPVLAKHRAELRLLADCGKPILPVLNFVAAADAEPAAWREQLARSGLHLVVDFDTVVFDLAAETRVFETLATLLERHRPRIRELIAQRREARQQQRRNACRAIGRLLVDAAGMRRSCPRDAAPEAQRAEMHEQLRRAEQACIDNLLESFAFELGAYQPPALPLSEGRWQLDLFDPETARTLGIRGGSAAAAGGAAGFGVDAITGGLSLGAATLIGAGVGALAGIGDDLGRDWIDRLRGRQRLAVDAATLGVLAARQAWLLAALLRRGHASQSAIAADATLGWPSEALRRAVLRARAHPEWSRLNDGLADPAGTERAAERIAEVLEASLTAPHA